The Cucurbita pepo subsp. pepo cultivar mu-cu-16 chromosome LG05, ASM280686v2, whole genome shotgun sequence nucleotide sequence ATGCTTTGGCGTTGGCCTTTCTCTATCGCTCTGATTTCTGGAGAAGATAGTGGTAGTGAAGAGGGCAGGATTGCGGGGATTTTATAATGGAAAAACAACAAATCTGGGAATCATTTGTGACGGCACAAAAAAAGACAGTCATTATTTTTTCCACTAATAATCTTACAAACTTTATACTTTGTATTTATTGGGCGTAGaaagtttaaaagatattaaactttatattttccaCTAATAACattataaactatatatttgtatttatcaTTTGTTTATGCCtagaatatttatatttctacttcatatatttttatttattttttattatatccaTTATTCGgtaaattaaataacataataacCTAATGACGTTGAAGGATCCAATGGTGTTTTAATTTGTCCCATCATAAATGAATAACTAAAGACTTATCGAGATtctcatttataattatattgaggtataactaaaataaacatttttttactatacaaCTTGTTTTGAGAATCGAGCTCCTCTATGTTATTATCCATTCTCATGAtcatattctaaaaatatttatataaacttcacttggattttcattgttcaaattatataaagtcttcaatatatatatatatatatataaaaagttttaattctaAATGGCCAAATGGGTCACTTTCACCCTTCTTTTTCCTCCCTCCCTCTAGGTGatggtttggttttttttcactctaagatcctttatttgaaaaaatccaacaaaatatgattattctattttaagaTAATACGTAACAAGACTTGTCAACTTTGGTCAGTATGATAGTCAATTtcacagttttttttttttttttttaaatgttcagTAAGGATAAGTTTTTACAAACTTATAGAACTGTGGCAAGTATGATCGTTAAtctcatagtttttaaaacctcCGGTAAGAATAAGTTTTCACACACTTAGATAATGTTTCCTTCCTCCTTATAACTTAAGTGAAATCTCAAAATACCTTCATTTAGTAACaattaaggaaagaaaaaaaatattatttccctcttattttttaaacatttttgaaGGGATTATCTTGAGATTCCCACCttacattaatttattcacaattaaacaataaagaaTGGAGATAAACAACGTTAGTCTATTTATGAATAAACcaaggaaacaaaaacatggccttaaaattttaccctaacttgtaattttttgaatttaaaaccaTAGATTTAAGAGAAGAGACGGAGGTTCAAAATTGTAAACTCAATTATTGATGTCATTATGGATTAATTACATAAGATTATTGACAAACAGTATGTAATTGCAAATTGCCCAAAACACAGAAAACAATAAGTAAGAGAAAAAAGGGCAAACCACGTGGTTTTCGCTAGCCATCAAGAAGTTCTGGGAGAGAAGATcagaagaacagagagaggTCAGAAGACAGAGCGAGAGGTTTTAGAGCTTTCGAACAGAAatctcaaatcaaattaacATGATCCTGTAATATGGGATTGAAAGGCGTCTCCTCGGCGCCCGGCGATTTTATATACTTCAAGTCTCAGGTCCCCCTTCATCGGATTCCGGTACgtttctctttgttttctcCTCCGATTTCCATTTTGTTGCCTTTTCTTTACACGGTTAGTTGCATTGATTTCATCTatgactttgttttcttctttgttttagtCCAGTAATCATTGTAATTGATCAGCATAGGTTTCCAGATGTGTAGAAAATACATGTTCCTTGATTAAGTTTATGGTCTGcggattttttttcttttgcgtTTCCTAGGTTTCGCTGCTTCTCTATGGGCTTTATTTTCACTCTTATCGAGAGGATTATGTTTACTCTCGCAGATTGGCACCAAGCAATGGCGATACTATGATTTTGGCCCGAAAGTTGTACCTCCTCTTATATGTCTTCCTGGAATAGCGGGGACGGCAGATGTCTACTACAAACAAATACTCTCTTTGGCAATGAAGGTTGTTCTTTTTGAATTAGTTCGGGAGTTTACTTTAGTAGGCCCTCATCGATTCTCTACTGAGACCACAAAACATGAACTATGCGGGGTATTTGTTAAATGAATTGGCAATTTTCTCAAGGCTCAATGCGATTGGTCTAAATTCTTTTCCTCCCTTTTAGAGGAAACTCAAAAGAATTAAGTAACAAGATAGGGCTGTCTCGTAATCTCTTTTACGTTATTGGNTATGCGGGGTATTTGTTAAATGAATTGGCAATTTTCTCAAGGCGCAATGCGATTGGTCCGATTCTTTTCCTCCCTTTTAGAGGAAACTCAAAAGAATTAAGTAACAAGATAGGGCTGTCTCGTAATTTCTTTTACGTTATTGACCTTTTTTCTGGGGAGAGTTTATCGTTTCTTTGTCTTTAATGTTATAGGCGTTTTAAGTTAAATGTGACTGGAGATTCCTTTATCTTcatcaattaattttactaGATAACTTTTGTTTCTAATTATTTCATACTTCATATTAATTTGGAATGGCTGCTACCTGCGGTTATGNTGTGACTGGAGATTCCTTTATCTTcatcaattaattttactaGATAACTTTTGTTTCTAATTATTTCATACTTCATATTAATTTGGAATGGCTGCTACCTGGCGGTTATGCCATTGttgattttttcaatttcaagtatttcttttcttttcagttgTTGCTTGTGAATCCAAGGTGTTATTACTGTTACTTCTAGAGTTCTGCATTCAACTACGTTGGGAACATATTGCAGAATTACATCATTTTTTACATACAGGGTTACCGAGTGATTTCTGTCGATATTCCACGTGTATGGAAACATCAAGAGTGGATTCAAGCATTTGAAAAGTTTTTGGATACTATAGACGTTCATCATGTAAGGATTTTGTTTATGTCACTCTCGTAACATTATTCTATTGTCCTTTGTGCTTTCTTGTCataaatacatctccatttcTACTCTTGTAGATGAACTGGCTTGCATTTAACTTTAAGTGTGAACAGGTGCATTTGTTGAggttgttatatttttaagtcAGAACAGCTAAGCTGCAATCTAGAAACAAGATTTTGATGAACATCAACCACTTTTTAGGTTTTGTTGTGTTACATAGCCATAAACCtattagaaagaagaaatatttcTAGGTACCATGGTTGagcaaattttgattttggtaagcatgataaagaaatattttgtaataCCGACTTCAGGCTTTGAGTATCTCTGGAATCTGGATGTAGATAATGTAAATATGTTATATATCGGATTTGACTTATCACAATAGCCTGTTAAATATTGCATGAGAGTAACTTGGCTGATTTGATTTGTGATAGAAGTTGATCTAGTGAGAAAGCGATAGTAGATGTCATCTATAGTGATAGCTGGTTTATTGAGCTTCTGTTCATCAAATATGGCATAATAGATGCATACTAACATTGTTTTTCACTAATTGCATCATATATACAATATTTATGGTTTGAAATGATTGACAAACTAAAGACTTCTAAAGCTTAACAGCTGTACTTTTAACAGATACATATTTATGGCACTTCACTTGGGGGATTTCTAGCACAACTTTTTGCTCAACATCGGCCAAGACGCGTTAAATCTTTGATATTATCCAATTCATTTATTGAGACCAAAAACTTTTCTGCAGCAATGCCATGGGCTCCAGTGTAAGCTCCTggtgccttttcttttcttcttaaatttatttcattcctTACTTGGTAGATTTATGAGCTGAAGaacttttgttattttgtaaattattgATACCCAAAGAATTCTCTATGTCTATTGCTAAAATCTTAGCTGCAAAGAAGTTATAAATGCAATTTTTGAGAAATTAGATATGTTCTCATTACGTCCAGTGCAtgcctgaaaaagaaaaaaagaaagaaaaaaaaaagaatcagaCACTGAAGACTTTTTCCATTGATAAAATGAGGAGAATAAGAGAGGGATAACTCCAAGCTGGGGGAACATACAAAAAAGCAGTCCAATTAGCTTTCCTAAATTCTTATGATTATAATATGGTTTGGAGAGAATGCATAAGTTAGATGCCACAATTTCTTACCATCTCTAGATGTTTCCCTGAAAATTCTATGGTTCTTCCATTACAATATTCCTAAAGATGAGTTTTTGTTGTATTTGACCACAAGCCAGTGCCCTTTTCCTCTAAGCTAAAAGCCACATGGCATTTGCTCAATTCCCTCTACTAGAAAGTGGAAAACACCAGCTAATCACAATGTAATCAAAGCTTCTGAGCATTTATGTTACAAGGACATTGCCTAAAATGGTGGGTTTGATCTTTTCGACTGTTTTTATAAAGGCTTTACCAATTAGGAATTAGGGCCAGCGAAGGGTAGCCATTTTAAATCTCGCAGCTCTATTTATTCTCCCCAACTGCTATTCAGACTAGACTAGGTACTAGTCATCTTTTAATGTATCTCTCTTTACTGAGCTGAATGTTTTGAATCCCGAATCCAACAGATTGATTTCCCTGCTTATTGATCAGTCCTATTTTAGCagataatttcaaaaaaaaaaNTTCCCTGCTTATTGATCAGTCCTATTTTAGcagataatttcaattttttttttccgtcgTATTCAACACCTCACTGATTGGGAGGGCTTCTCTTTGAACTTCCTAATGTGACCCCTCGGAGACTTGCATTTAGTGAGCCATTAAAAAACCAGTCATCATCCCACTCCCAGAAtgatatttcttataaattccTACCCGAAAGGCTGAAGACGTACCAGCCTGATGGAAATGCATAATGATGCCTGTACCAGGGCCTTTGCTGCTCCCCCATCACATTATGGACCTCCTTCCCATCTGAAATTTTTCATACttgaaattgatttatttaggCCTGAAACCCATGGTTTGAGACCTCTACGGCCGTTTGAAAACCAACCCTTTTGAAAACTTCCTGTGCATTGAAACGTGTGAGATTCTCTATCATGACTTTCCACTCTCAAGCCACAGTATCTGATCTGAAAGAGAAGGCATTTGTACTTTATATTTAGTTCCTTCACCCTTACCACCATCCTCAATCAAACTCTCTCGAGAGCATGTTCAGCTTTATTTGTCTAATTTGTAGTCTTACCTTTAATGCTGTCATAACATGTTTCTGATGATCCATTAATATGTAACTGCGCATTTCCAATTCAAGATCCTCCATCcaaaaattttatgttattcagtataaaatttttcttcaatattaaCTCGCAGGGTTTTGATATTGCTTTATGCAGTGTTAGTTGGGCCCCCTCTTTTTTGCTGAAAAGGTATGTCTTAACAGGAATTCGTGATGGCCCTCATGAACCGTTCATTGCAGATTCCGTAGACTTTGTTGTTTCTCAGGTACTTGaagtttaaaactttatttgtAATCAAGCAAATCTCTCTCGCACAGCTCAGTGGATTAGTTCTAGATGGTTCTCTGTTTCTTGTGGATGTCAATATGTTAATAATTCTGACTAAAACAGTTTAGTGAATCACTGATATCTGTGACTAGGTATCagctcaaaaattttaaagctgtatttatcataatgtttttaatCCTTCTCAGCTTTAGTTTCCGATTTTCTCCAAAATACTCGTGTCCTTTTTTCTACATTAATCCAACTCTTATGCGGACATTAGCAGCAGCTAGCTTTAATGTGTAATATGAATTGTTTATGCGTTCATCTCTTTATAATATGCCTTAGTGGAACGGCCTCATCTTTGTTTCAGTCAAAGCATCATGTTATTTGTGCTAACTGTTTATACAAAATGTTTGATTAGTTGAAGTTCTATTAGCcctgaatttattattatcggTTCAGGTGGAAATGCTTTCTAAAGAAGATTTAGCATCGAGGCTGACCCTAACAGTTGATGATGCCTCAATTGggcctcttcttcttccagaTTCGTCTATTACCGTAATGGATGTATGCCTTCTAAAACTTGCCACATAATGTGTATCGCTGTAACTTGAAGTCATGATTTGTTGAAACTATGTGCTTTATTGACTTCGTTGTTTTGATGCTTGCACGTCTTGATAATTCTGCTAGTGACATGCCTCACTTTCTTTTTTGNTTGATGCTTGCACGTCTTGATAATTCTGCTAGTGACATGcctccctttcttttttgtttttttttcccaccGACATGGTTACTTCACCCCCAAGACAAATGACTATTGTGCGATTCCACTTCAACTCAAAGATCAACTGAATGAAAGGTATTCTGGAGCCAGGAGAGCATACTTGAAAACAGGGGGCGATTTCCCATTTCTTTCACGCCCCGATGAAGTTAACTTGCATCTTCAGGTAAATATGACACATGTACTCCTTCTGTACTCTCAAATCTTTAGTCATCTCATCTTAAATTGTCCGTGACAGCTGCATTTGAGACGTGTTGGGGTAGAAGCACGGCCAGATTTGGTTCAGGTAGTTCCAAGAGGAGGTAATGACAGCGGTCCTCATGAAGAAAAGGATGAAAGAGGTGGTGATGACGACACACACAAGGATAACAATGCACGGAATGAAAGTTCACCTTCCGAAAGTCAAATACCTCCAGCTCCAGATAGTTCGGAATCTCATAGTTTAGAGGACCAGCTTCTTAGTAATGCTAAAGCTTGTTATTTGGAAAATGAGATGCTTTTATCAACTCGTGGAGAAAATAATGTACTTGTGGTGGTCGTTGCGATATCACTATGGTACTTTGAGATGATTTATGTAACTTTCTCGAGGTCAGACTTGATGGAAGCTGGTTCTCGTCACCTGCTGCCATTGATACCAAACTGGTAGGAGTAACTGGTCTGCTGCACACATAGATGGGCATGAACGTTTTGTTGTGTGCAATGTGGCCCCTCGGTCTTTGTTTCACGGTTTCactaaattctttttttttttcacttttttacaTTTGAACTCTATATGTTTGTAAACTTTTACTATCAGATTTGTCAATTTGTTAAGGCTGGAATATTGTAGTTACTGGAAATAGACCAGGCAGATTTTCTGAAAGGGTGACGAAACTTTTATGTTAAAATTGTTAGACAACCAAATGTTTGTATCATTTTGAatacaattacaaaaagaCGACAAAATACATCTATATCAAAGCTCAAGGAAGAATAGTGCAAAATTGAGGTACAGATAGGTGGTTAATCCTGATTGACATGTGTACAGTGATGCATGTGGTTTTATCCTCATTGATAATGGTTGACTACCAAAGGATAGAAAGAACAAACCAGATCATTCTTCCTATACGACAGAAGAAAGCCCCAGATAATAAAGGTTTATAACGACGTGGGCGCCTTTTGAAGGCTTCAACTAAAAACTCGCAAAAAGTCTTTCACATAAGAACATTGCTTTGATTGCAGCAgcaaacattttattaaaatttcagcCAACTCTATATCATCATGAATCCACAAACCTAAGAAGTTTAAAATACTTTCTGCCGCAATTCGTCCTCATAGCTCATACATACCCCCCTATACTTTAGGTTTCAAGTTATGGTTTTTGTTGCATCCATATCACAGAATTTTAGAACAGACCTTATACCTCCCCCAAAtagagtttaaaatatataagaacATTTAAACGAAACATCCTGccatattataatttataggCAACAAAATCTTTTCCGGTTTGCTTTTTTAATCTGGCCAAATAAGTCTACACATTTCatactaaattaaaaactgAAACCATAAATGAAAACCAAGTAACAACTCTCACTACTCCACCAACCTATATATGACCCAATTCACTGACAAAACCAAATCATATGGAACCAATCGAAAATTGCCCAAACTGAAAATTATGCGACCAGGGTGCTGGCAGTTGTTGACTCACTGCAATGAGAAAGAAACTTGATTAACAAGCGGCTAATCCATCATGCACACAAATAAGAAtcacaatattttcaatatctaACAATTTAAATTCAGTGGGTTGCAAGAAATCAAAGGATCACAAAGGTCGAAATCCTGATTTAGACAATAAGCTTAGTACATGTTCCACTTATTTTAGCATAAATCAGAAGTATATTCCAGCGCTTGATAGTATAAATCTCTGTATTAtgcttaaataaaatttagaaccACCCACCATTCCAAAACTTTATACCCAGTACTGTCAAATGTACAAAGTGTAGAAATTTACCCAGTTCATAAAAAGAcaataataacatttaaaatgcCGAAGTGAGCATGACAGCCATAATTAGCATGTACCCTCAACCAAGAGGGCGAGGTCGAATTTCACCCACCCCAAATATTgtttaactaaaaatatatttaaaatgagaaaacaatcAATACTGAAATATAGTTATCTTCATAAAATGATAGTAGAGATACTTTAACTTTGCAAAATAAACAAGAATCAGAAAACCACATTAACACCAATAGACTAGATCACTAAATTCAAATGCACAAAAGGAGACTAGCAGTCACAGAAGAAGGCACAAGCACAAGCACACCCTCTAATAAAATAGCCAAGAGGATGATATTTCACTTAAATTTCAAACCGTTCTCGAGGCAGAACAACTTCTATATGCCCCAATTTTATTTACCACATAGTAATAACAAAGATAACTACTCTACATTAGTTGTCATTAGATAATAAACAACTGgtattttcttctctgtttctcttcaCACTTGTTGCTAAACGTTTGAATAACAAATTTTGTACTATGAATCTATGTTAGTGATTAGATAATTTCAACATAAAGCACGACAATATGGATGAACGATAGAAAACTTACTATTTCCAAACTGGTGGAAGCTTCTTGGTCTTCTTGTAGTAACGAGCAAGCCTGTGAATTCTGCTCTCAACAAGAATCAATCTGAACTTGGAATCCTTGTCCTTCCTGTTCCTCTCCAAATGCTTACGGATGGAAACTGCCTTCTTGATTAAGTGATAAAGATCCTCAGGAATCTCGGGTGCCAGCCCTAAATAGTACAACCACAAACTCGAGTATCAAAAATGCTCGTAAACAACTTAACAGAAAAATCGAAAATGCGCAAGAGATGGATAAGAAGAATACCGTGGGCTTTAAGAATACGCAAGATTTTGCTTCCAGTAACACTTCTGACCTGAGCTATACCGTGAGAATCACGAAGAATGACACCAATCTGAGAAGGGGTTAAACCCTTCTTCGCAAACttgcagatattatcttccacctaaatttaaattcaataagaACGATAACAAACAGAATATTGCTGAAGGAATAACAAAATCCTGAAAGCAGCTCTCCAAGCTCAGAACTTCCAGAAAGTATTCCCCATCAGTTAAACAGTGGAGTTAGTCAATAAAATACTTACATCCGTGGAAGAGATCTTGAGCCAACTTGGCGGCGTCCTCTTGTAGGGCAATGCAGAGGCGGAAATACCCTTACTgcaaaatggagaaaatgCAGTCAATGTTGGGAACAATACGGACCAGATTCAACTAATGAAACCAACACTAAAGTAGAAATGAAACGGAAGCAAATCGGAGATTAGAAACGAACCCTCGACTGTGCATACGACCCATGGTTAACGTCTAAGGCAGCGGAACTCTGTTTGCCCTAGCTATGGAGTTCAAGAAGAGTTGCTCTACCGCGACGGCCGAATAACCAGAACCCTAGATAGCCTTGGCAGAGCATTTTATACGGACACGTAAATATGATCATGCAACTGATAGAAGAATCGCTTGATGGGCTTTTTATTGTTAAAGCCCAAATTTACATCCATGAGGAATCGTTTTATGGGCTTTTATTGTTAAGCCCAAATTTACATCTATGAGGAATCGTTTGATGGGCTTTTTACTGTTCAGCCCAAATTTACATCCGTGAGGAATCAATTGATGGGCTTTTTATTGTTCAGCTCAAATTTACATCATGATGAATCGCTTGATGGgctttttttattgttaagcCCAAATTTACATCTATGGGGAATCGCTTGATGGGCTTTTTATTGTTCGGCCCAAATTTACATCCATGAGGAGTCCACGTATTGTTATCTTATTACTCATATTTACGCATGCGCCATTTATAagcttttttattaaaaaaaaatcccgaGTTAAATATTGTtgagatttaaaaaaacaagagcTAAGTTTCACAGCTAAATGCCGATCATTGTAAGAAGTCGAGTTAGAtaacaacaaatttcaaagcCTGTAAACTAATACTTCACAAACTTAATAGTCCATTCATGTTGCTATCAGTACGAATCATTCAACTTGACAAGCCAAAACTCCTTGCAGGCCTCACCACAACCTTCCAATTGCTATCTTTTAATGCGTTTGAAAGTTTCATACACAATTGCCGGCCAGCCCTGTCTCCCTTCCCCAATATAAACCATCCACTTTGGTGAGTTCACCAAGTGCATCAAGCATTAGCCTTTTCCCTTACACAATGGTTGCTttcccttctctttttcttcttctattgcTCAACTTTCATTATGTTGGGGCTTTAGTGACTGAGCTTCCGTTGATCAATCTTCAAACGTACATTGTCCACGTGGAGAAACCAGAGACGACGGATGATCTTGAGAGCTGGCATCGATCGTTCTTACCGNTTTTTATTGTTAAAGCCCAAATTTACATCTATGAGGAATCGTTTTATGGGCTTTTATTGTTAAGCCCAAATTTACATCTATGAGGAATCGTTTGATGGGCTTTTTACTGTTCAGCCCAAATTTACATCCGTGAGGAATCAATTGATGGGCTTTTTATTGTTCAGCTCAAATTTACATCATGATGAATCGCTTGATGGgctttttttattgttaagcCCAAATTTACATCTATGGGGAATCGCTTGATGGGCTTTTTATTGTTCGGCCCAAATTTACATCCATGAGGAGTCCACGTATTGTTATCTTATTACTCATATTTACGCATGCGCCATTTATAagcttttttattaaaaaaaaatcccgaGTTAAATATTGTtgagatttaaaaaaacaagagcTAAGTTT carries:
- the LOC111795802 gene encoding maspardin-like, with protein sequence MGLKGVSSAPGDFIYFKSQVPLHRIPIGTKQWRYYDFGPKVVPPLICLPGIAGTADVYYKQILSLAMKGYRVISVDIPRVWKHQEWIQAFEKFLDTIDVHHIHIYGTSLGGFLAQLFAQHRPRRVKSLILSNSFIETKNFSAAMPWAPVVSWAPSFLLKRYVLTGIRDGPHEPFIADSVDFVVSQVEMLSKEDLASRLTLTVDDASIGPLLLPDSSITVMDTNDYCAIPLQLKDQLNERYSGARRAYLKTGGDFPFLSRPDEVNLHLQLHLRRVGVEARPDLVQVVPRGGNDSGPHEEKDERGGDDDTHKDNNARNESSPSESQIPPAPDSSESHSLEDQLLSNAKACYLENEMLLSTRGENNVLVVVVAISLWYFEMIYVTFSRSDLMEAGSRHLLPLIPNW
- the LOC111796224 gene encoding 40S ribosomal protein S13-like, translating into MGRMHSRGKGISASALPYKRTPPSWLKISSTDVEDNICKFAKKGLTPSQIGVILRDSHGIAQVRSVTGSKILRILKAHGLAPEIPEDLYHLIKKAVSIRKHLERNRKDKDSKFRLILVESRIHRLARYYKKTKKLPPVWKYESTTASTLVA